In Henningerozyma blattae CBS 6284 chromosome 7, complete genome, a single genomic region encodes these proteins:
- the ATP3 gene encoding F1F0 ATP synthase subunit gamma (similar to Saccharomyces cerevisiae ATP3 (YBR039W); ancestral locus Anc_3.241) → MNALKLNSTRLAANMATKTCFNGMNSVRTYVTLKEVETRLKSIKNIEKITKTMKIVASTRLNKAERAKLITKNYMDTHNQFYKNAGVEGATESAEPQGNKNFLIIAISSDKGLCGSIHSHLSKSVKSAIWNDANRSSNNYDIIAIGDKIKALLLRAFPENVKLGISQVCKRVPTYQESSNIADLIISDYIGKNKYDKVLIYYNQPVSSLSFEPAQSEFFNENDIDNSPNFSKFEIDPNTQDISKDLIEYNLANKILVAMTQGYAAEISARRNAMDNASKNAQDMIQKNSILYNRTRQAVITNELVDIITGASTLD, encoded by the coding sequence atgaatGCTCTTAAATTAAACTCCACCCGTTTGGCTGCCAATATGGCTACCAAGACATGTTTCAATGGCATGAACTCGGTAAGAACATATGTAACTTTAAAAGAAGTTGAAACAAGATTGAAGTCCATTAAGAATATCGAAAAAATCACCAAGACTATGAAGATTGTGGCTAGTACAAGATTGAATAAGGCTGAAAGAGCCAAATTAATTACCAAGAATTATATGGATACTCataatcaattttataAGAATGCTGGTGTTGAAGGTGCCACTGAATCAGCAGAACCTCAAGGCAATAAGAATTTCTTGATCATTGCCATTTCTTCAGACAAAGGGTTATGTGGTTCTATCCATTCCCATTTGTCCAAATCTGTAAAGTCCGCCATCTGGAACGACGCTAACAGATCTTCCAACAACTACGATATCATTGCCATCGGGGATAAGATCAAAGCTTTGTTATTAAGAGCTTTCCCAGAAAATGTCAAATTGGGTATCTCTCAAGTCTGTAAGAGAGTTCCAACTTATCAAGAATCTTCCAACATCGCTGATTTAATTATCTCCGACTACATCGGCAAGAATAAGTATGACAAAGTTTTGATATATTACAATCAACCAGTCTCTTCCTTGTCATTTGAACCAGCTCAatctgaatttttcaatgaaaatgatatcgATAATTCTCCAAACTTTTCCAAATTCGAAATCGATCCAAACACTCAAGATATTTCCAAGGATCTAATTGAATACAACCTAGCAAACAAAATCTTAGTAGCCATGACTCAGGGTTATGCTGCAGAAATCTCTGCTAGAAGAAACGCCATGGATAACGCTTCCAAGAACGCCCAAGATATGATCCAAAAGAATTCCATCTTATATAACAGAACAAGACAAGCAGTCATTACTAACGAATTGGTCGATATCATTACAGGTGCAAGTACCTTGGACTAG